In Campylobacter concisus, a single window of DNA contains:
- a CDS encoding ABC transporter substrate-binding protein — protein sequence MFKKILLLAFLLVSLQARVVLDSDNKKVEVPDVIECATPLIGAFVQVSAMLGNEDHIISGAPKLPPLMSKIFPKIKSNDNKSGMLSSSVETIIASKTQVVFGPVGMMFDENSKAQLESAGIAVVKIDKFQSIKEIQDSFSKIAEIWGEKSVKRAREFNDYFNDNIKFVSQKTANLTPKKRVLVLNYNSGNFSTISSKDIGAEYISVADGINLSSELSDGDFKISKAINEEQVIIFNPDIIITNSQKSADAIAKNASFAKLKAVQNGEIFVVPSGVYLWSVRSAEGALYPLWLAKTFYPEQFSDLNLEQKTKEFYERFYNYKLSDGELKEILHPKGEF from the coding sequence ATGTTTAAGAAAATTTTACTTTTGGCTTTTTTGCTTGTTAGTTTGCAAGCAAGAGTGGTGCTTGATAGCGACAATAAAAAGGTAGAAGTGCCTGATGTTATCGAGTGTGCTACGCCTTTGATAGGTGCATTTGTGCAGGTCTCTGCGATGCTTGGCAATGAAGATCATATAATTAGTGGTGCGCCAAAACTGCCTCCACTAATGTCAAAAATTTTTCCAAAAATAAAGAGCAACGATAACAAAAGTGGCATGCTAAGTAGCAGCGTTGAAACGATCATCGCATCAAAAACGCAAGTTGTTTTTGGACCAGTTGGTATGATGTTTGATGAAAACAGCAAAGCTCAGCTTGAGAGCGCTGGCATCGCAGTTGTGAAGATAGATAAATTTCAAAGTATCAAAGAGATACAAGACAGCTTTAGCAAGATCGCTGAAATTTGGGGCGAAAAGAGCGTAAAAAGGGCGCGTGAGTTTAATGACTATTTTAACGACAACATAAAATTTGTAAGCCAAAAAACAGCAAATTTAACGCCAAAAAAGAGAGTTTTGGTGCTTAACTACAACTCAGGAAACTTTAGCACCATTAGCTCAAAAGATATCGGCGCAGAGTATATTAGCGTGGCTGACGGCATAAATTTAAGCTCAGAGCTAAGTGATGGGGATTTTAAAATTTCAAAAGCGATAAACGAAGAGCAAGTCATCATCTTTAACCCAGATATCATCATAACAAATTCACAAAAAAGTGCCGATGCTATCGCTAAAAACGCATCATTTGCTAAGCTAAAAGCTGTGCAAAATGGAGAAATTTTTGTAGTGCCAAGTGGCGTTTATCTTTGGAGCGTAAGAAGTGCTGAAGGTGCGCTTTATCCGCTTTGGCTGGCTAAGACATTTTACCCAGAGCAATTTAGTGATCTAAATTTAGAGCAAAAAACAAAAGAGTTTTACGAGAGATTTTATAACTACAAGCTAAGTGATGGCGAACTAAAAGAAATTTTGCACCCAAAGGGTGAATTTTGA